One Amblyomma americanum isolate KBUSLIRL-KWMA chromosome 8, ASM5285725v1, whole genome shotgun sequence DNA window includes the following coding sequences:
- the LOC144102049 gene encoding uncharacterized protein LOC144102049 isoform X1, which yields MAGKARVCSHIGALLWKLEMGVQLGITGISCTDKTAAWNRGTKRNVEPALLNSMSFNLKRSTVDPASTQHPRPTRKVKHFASKEKLADHIKKSPYGELFNIPSTLLHNTLMTTRREIQQPSQAPASVQRQQAAHHSERVAFQSPKCKERQLNKVEPPVDDFEITLERPLCNLNFGKLLGSERAVDKLSLTMTSAKKIEAATREQRNCAEWFSHRKGRITASLFKDVCRSKRLNCESLMKRILNDNCITSLAVQYGINYEQLAKQRALAAFQTKHTNCRLEDCGLMIHPRYPYLGCSPDGLLVCDCHPPALLEVKCLYSLRHVHPDELIKEGQCKADFCLDSAGVLKAAHKYYYQVQAQLHLNLVGSTVCYLYLHVDQGGALIPVKRDEGFMETHINNLESFFESIILPRL from the exons ATGGCTGGAAAAGCACGTGTTTGTAGCCATATTGGTGCCCTGTTGTGGAAGCTAGAAATGGGCGTCCAGCTAGGCATCACTGGCATCTCATGTACCGACAAGACGGCAGCTTGGAATCGGGGTACAAAGAGAAATGTTGAGCCGGCCCTTCTCAATTCCATGTCCTTCAATCTTAAGAGGTCAACGGTGGACCCCGCAAGCACGCAGCACCCAAGGCCGACCCGAAAGGTCAAGCATTTTGCAAGCAAAGAAAAACTCGCAGACCACATCAAGAAGTCACCTTATGGCGAGCTCTTCAATATTCCTA GCACCCTTCTCCACAACACATTGATGACGACGAGAAGGGAGATCCAGCAACCTTCTCAGGCACCAGCAAGTGTCCAGAGGCAACAAGCGGCACATCACTCAGAGAGG GTTGCCTTCCAGTCACCGAAGTGCAAAGAAAGGCAGCTGAACAAAGTGGAGCCACCAGTGGACGACTTCGAGATTACTCTCGAAAGACCTCTGTGCAACCTCAACTTCGGAAAGCTGCTTGGAAGTGAGCGAGCAGTGGATAAGCTCAGCCTTACCATGACctctgcaaaaaaaattgaagctgccACAAGGGAGCAAAGAAACTGTGCCGAGTGGTTTTCCCACCGCAAGGGCAGGATAACTGCTTCATTGTTCAAAGATGTTTGCCGTTCCAAACGATTGAATTGCGAGTCATTAATGAAGAGAATACTTAATGACAACTGCATTACCAGCCTTGCCGTGCAGTATGGCATAAATTATGAGCAGTTAGCGAAACAGCgtgctcttgctgcttttcaaACAAAGCATACAAATTGCAGACTCGAAGATTGCGGTTTGATGATTCATCCAAGGTATCCGTATCTTGGGTGTAGTCCAGACGGTTTGCTTGTCTGCGATTGCCACCCCCCAGCACTTTTAGAGGTTAAATGCCTATATAGCTTGCGGCATGTACATCCGGACGAATTAATTAAGGAGGggcagtgcaaggcagatttttgcTTAGATTCTGCAGGTGTACTAAAGGCAGCACATAAATACTACTACCAAGTTCAGGCACAGCTGCACCTGAACCTGGTAGGGAGCACTGTTTGCTACCTGTACTTGCATGTAGACCAAGGGGGAGCATTGATTCCAGTCAAGAGAGATGAAGGATTCATGGAAACCCACATTAATAATCTTGAAAGCTTTTTTGAGAGCATAATATTGCCTAGGCTGTGA
- the LOC144102049 gene encoding uncharacterized protein LOC144102049 isoform X2 — translation MAGKARVCSHIGALLWKLEMGVQLGITGISCTDKTAAWNRGTKRNVEPALLNSMSFNLKRSTVDPASTQHPRPTRKVKHFASKEKLADHIKKSPYGELFNIPSTLLHNTLMTTRREIQQPSQAPASVQRQQAAHHSERVAFQSPKCKERQLNKVEPPVDDFEITLERPLCNLNFGKLLGNS, via the exons ATGGCTGGAAAAGCACGTGTTTGTAGCCATATTGGTGCCCTGTTGTGGAAGCTAGAAATGGGCGTCCAGCTAGGCATCACTGGCATCTCATGTACCGACAAGACGGCAGCTTGGAATCGGGGTACAAAGAGAAATGTTGAGCCGGCCCTTCTCAATTCCATGTCCTTCAATCTTAAGAGGTCAACGGTGGACCCCGCAAGCACGCAGCACCCAAGGCCGACCCGAAAGGTCAAGCATTTTGCAAGCAAAGAAAAACTCGCAGACCACATCAAGAAGTCACCTTATGGCGAGCTCTTCAATATTCCTA GCACCCTTCTCCACAACACATTGATGACGACGAGAAGGGAGATCCAGCAACCTTCTCAGGCACCAGCAAGTGTCCAGAGGCAACAAGCGGCACATCACTCAGAGAGG GTTGCCTTCCAGTCACCGAAGTGCAAAGAAAGGCAGCTGAACAAAGTGGAGCCACCAGTGGACGACTTCGAGATTACTCTCGAAAGACCTCTGTGCAACCTCAACTTCGGAAAGCTGCTTGGAA